In a genomic window of Nostoc sp. UHCC 0870:
- a CDS encoding NAD(P)H-quinone oxidoreductase subunit N — MDFANLASQLNAGTILPEGIVIITLMAVLIVDLILGRTSSRWIGYLAIAGLLAAIVALCLKWDAINPIAFSGSFNGDDLSIVFRGIIALSAVVTILMSIRYIEQSGTALAEFIAILLTATLGGMFLSGASELVMIFISLETLSISSYLLTGYTKRDPRSNEAALKYLLIGASSTAVFLYGVSLLYGLSGGQTELGAIANGIAQANVGQSLGLVIALVFVIAGIGFKISAAPFHQWTPDVYEGAPTPVIAFLSVGSKAAGFALAIRLLTTAFPLVAEEWRFVFTALAVLSMILGNVVALAQTSMKRMLAYSSIAQAGFVMIGLIAGTDAGYASMIFYLLVYLFMNLCGFTCVILFSLRTGTDQITEYSGLYQKDPLLTLALSLSLLSLGGIPPLAGFFGKIYLFWAGWQAGLYWLVLLGLVTSVVSIYYYIRVVKMMVVKEPQEMSDVVKNYPEIRWNLPGFRPLQVGLIVTLIATTLAGILSNPLFTLANNSVTHTAILQTAAVVSNQVSAIPPEQSEGL, encoded by the coding sequence ATGGATTTTGCTAATCTTGCATCCCAGTTAAATGCCGGGACGATTTTACCAGAGGGAATTGTCATTATCACCCTCATGGCGGTTTTGATTGTTGATTTGATTTTAGGGCGCACATCCTCACGCTGGATTGGATATCTAGCGATCGCAGGTTTACTAGCTGCGATTGTCGCCCTATGTTTAAAATGGGATGCTATCAATCCCATCGCCTTTAGCGGTAGTTTTAATGGTGACGACCTCAGTATTGTCTTTCGCGGTATCATTGCCTTGTCTGCCGTTGTGACTATACTGATGTCAATTCGCTACATTGAGCAGAGTGGCACTGCTTTAGCAGAATTCATCGCGATTTTATTGACCGCTACTCTAGGAGGGATGTTTCTCTCTGGGGCTAGTGAGTTGGTGATGATTTTCATCTCACTAGAAACACTGAGTATCTCCTCTTATTTACTCACAGGTTATACCAAGCGTGACCCCCGTTCTAATGAAGCGGCTCTCAAATACTTGTTGATTGGAGCTTCCAGTACAGCAGTATTCTTGTACGGTGTATCATTACTGTATGGTCTATCTGGTGGACAAACAGAATTAGGTGCGATCGCTAATGGTATTGCTCAAGCAAATGTTGGTCAATCCTTGGGTTTGGTGATTGCCCTAGTATTTGTGATTGCAGGTATTGGCTTCAAAATCTCTGCTGCACCCTTCCACCAATGGACACCAGACGTTTATGAAGGCGCACCTACCCCAGTTATCGCCTTTTTGTCTGTTGGTTCTAAAGCCGCCGGATTTGCCCTAGCTATCCGTTTGTTGACCACAGCTTTCCCCCTCGTCGCCGAGGAGTGGCGGTTTGTCTTCACAGCCCTGGCTGTTCTCAGCATGATTTTGGGTAACGTCGTCGCCCTTGCCCAAACCAGCATGAAACGAATGTTGGCTTATTCATCCATCGCCCAAGCTGGGTTTGTGATGATTGGCTTAATTGCTGGGACTGACGCAGGCTACGCCAGCATGATTTTTTATCTGCTGGTTTACCTGTTCATGAACCTGTGTGGTTTTACCTGCGTGATTCTGTTCTCCCTACGGACAGGAACAGACCAAATCACCGAATACTCAGGGTTATATCAAAAAGACCCCCTACTAACCTTGGCTTTAAGCCTATCCCTCCTTTCTTTAGGTGGTATTCCGCCTCTAGCTGGGTTTTTTGGGAAAATTTACCTCTTCTGGGCTGGTTGGCAAGCAGGTCTTTACTGGCTAGTTTTACTTGGTCTAGTTACCAGTGTTGTTTCCATCTACTACTACATTCGTGTCGTGAAGATGATGGTGGTCAAAGAACCCCAAGAAATGTCCGACGTAGTGAAAAATTACCCCGAAATACGTTGGAACTTACCAGGGTTTAGACCTTTGCAAGTAGGATTAATAGTCACGTTAATTGCTACTACCCTCGCCGGAATTTTGTCGAATCCTCTGTTTACCTTGGCAAATAATTCTGTTACTCATACTGCTATTTTGCAAACAGCAGCAGTTGTTAGTAATCAGGTAAGTGCTATTCCTCCTGAGCAATCAGAAGGTTTGTAG
- a CDS encoding sensor histidine kinase, with protein sequence MDLEYVSEDLPKLIMSMKEGTDRISNLSSSLRTFARSDTESKLPFNIHEGINSTLFILKHRLKANQNRPEIQVIKKFGDIPVIDCFPGQLNQVFMNICANAIDALEESNHGLSFATIEEKPNIIIIQTSLNSYSNSVVVRIKDNALGIPKAVQTKIFENSFTTKPVGKGTGLGLSIAHQIIVQKHGGTIEVESTLGEGAEFIITLPINW encoded by the coding sequence ATGGATTTGGAGTATGTGAGTGAGGATCTACCAAAACTCATTATGTCGATGAAAGAAGGTACTGATCGCATTAGTAATCTTAGTTCTAGCTTGCGAACTTTTGCGCGGTCTGATACAGAATCTAAATTACCTTTTAATATTCATGAAGGGATTAATAGCACTTTATTTATTCTTAAACATCGTTTAAAAGCTAATCAGAATCGTCCAGAAATCCAGGTGATTAAAAAATTTGGAGATATTCCTGTAATAGATTGTTTCCCTGGGCAATTGAATCAGGTATTTATGAATATTTGTGCTAATGCTATTGATGCTTTAGAAGAGTCTAATCATGGGCTAAGTTTTGCAACGATTGAAGAAAAACCTAATATAATTATTATTCAAACATCCTTAAATTCTTATAGTAATTCTGTAGTGGTTCGCATTAAAGATAATGCTTTAGGTATACCAAAAGCAGTGCAAACAAAAATTTTTGAAAATTCGTTTACTACTAAACCTGTAGGCAAAGGTACGGGTTTAGGATTATCCATTGCTCATCAAATTATTGTACAGAAACATGGTGGTACGATAGAAGTTGAATCTACATTGGGAGAGGGTGCGGAGTTTATCATTACCTTACCTATTAATTGGTAA
- a CDS encoding FIST signal transduction protein produces the protein MLKIVVGHSNDPDSLAAVEEVIQQCTTSLTGETPQAGILFSAIDFDHTLILQQIHQAFPGIELIGGTTDGEISSVLEFQQDSITLMLFCSDEIEIFAGVGLNVSIDPIVAAKQAVEQAKTKTTAVPQLCLTHPESLTTSGVSILNGLKLALGEKFPIFGGLAADQSKYQNTYQFFQTEVFSDSVPVLLFSGNVLFSHGVASGWFPIGKTSKVTKVKKNIVYEIDGQPALDFYRHYLGTLPPSMEYPLAVFDEDGVSFYLRAPIAYDETIGSITFFADIPEQANIQISEAGHQDILAASHASFMNAMNNYPGTEPAGVLFFSCVARRQILGMETQQEYLNTKNYFNQFLPACGFYSNGEIAPIKSTGKTHFHNETFVTLILGTK, from the coding sequence ATGTTAAAGATAGTAGTTGGCCATAGCAATGACCCAGACTCCTTAGCAGCAGTTGAGGAAGTAATTCAGCAATGTACTACTTCCCTAACTGGAGAAACTCCTCAAGCCGGAATTCTGTTTAGTGCTATTGACTTTGACCATACTCTCATTTTGCAACAAATTCATCAGGCTTTTCCTGGAATTGAGTTAATTGGTGGAACTACGGATGGAGAAATTTCTTCAGTCTTAGAGTTTCAGCAAGACTCAATTACTTTGATGTTGTTTTGCTCAGATGAAATTGAAATTTTTGCAGGAGTGGGATTGAACGTTTCTATCGATCCCATTGTTGCAGCCAAGCAAGCTGTAGAACAGGCAAAAACTAAAACTACCGCAGTACCTCAATTATGCTTGACCCATCCAGAAAGTCTGACAACTAGTGGTGTATCAATATTAAATGGCTTAAAATTAGCTTTGGGAGAAAAATTTCCCATATTTGGTGGTTTAGCAGCTGATCAATCAAAATATCAAAATACTTATCAATTTTTTCAAACAGAAGTCTTCAGCGATTCAGTCCCAGTTTTATTGTTTTCTGGTAATGTTCTTTTTTCCCACGGCGTAGCTAGTGGTTGGTTTCCCATTGGTAAAACTAGCAAAGTGACTAAAGTAAAGAAAAACATAGTCTATGAAATTGATGGTCAACCAGCTTTAGACTTCTATCGACATTATTTAGGCACGCTACCACCTTCAATGGAATATCCCTTAGCAGTGTTTGATGAAGATGGAGTAAGTTTTTATCTGAGAGCACCGATCGCCTATGATGAAACAATAGGTAGCATTACATTTTTTGCAGATATTCCTGAGCAAGCAAACATTCAAATTTCTGAAGCTGGACATCAAGATATTTTGGCAGCTTCTCACGCATCATTTATGAATGCTATGAATAATTATCCAGGGACAGAACCAGCAGGCGTACTATTTTTTTCTTGTGTAGCTAGACGACAAATATTGGGAATGGAAACCCAGCAAGAATACCTGAATACAAAAAATTATTTTAATCAGTTTTTACCTGCTTGTGGTTTCTATTCTAATGGTGAGATTGCCCCAATAAAATCTACTGGTAAAACGCATTTTCATAATGAAACATTCGTTACTTTAATTTTAGGAACTAAATAA
- a CDS encoding sensor histidine kinase yields the protein MSVLGQLVTGIAHEINNPVSCIYGNLGHSFTYFQNMINLIDLYQHHYPEPVIQIQEEITAMDLEYIRADLPNLISAMKEGIQRIRDISSSLRIFSRADTENKVKCNIHEGIDSTLLILKHRLKGSENCPPIEVIKDYGDLPLIECFPGQLNQVFMNLLANAIDAIEESNTKRSIEEIQQHPHHIIIQTILNNNKNLVLIKIKDNGLGMSEEIQQKIFDHLFTTKAVGKGTGLGLSIAQQIIVKKHQGNLDVNSVIGKGSEFTITIPTI from the coding sequence ATGTCTGTACTTGGGCAGTTAGTTACAGGTATAGCTCATGAAATTAACAATCCTGTGAGTTGTATTTATGGCAATTTAGGTCATAGTTTCACATATTTCCAGAACATGATTAACCTCATTGACCTTTATCAACATCATTATCCTGAGCCTGTAATACAGATACAGGAAGAAATCACAGCAATGGATTTGGAATATATACGTGCCGATTTACCTAACTTGATTTCTGCAATGAAAGAAGGAATTCAGCGCATTCGAGATATTAGCAGTAGTCTCAGAATTTTTTCTAGGGCTGATACAGAAAATAAAGTTAAGTGCAATATCCATGAAGGTATTGATAGTACACTTCTAATTCTCAAACATCGTCTCAAAGGTTCTGAAAATTGTCCTCCTATTGAAGTTATCAAAGATTATGGAGACTTACCTTTAATAGAATGTTTTCCTGGACAATTGAATCAGGTATTTATGAACCTATTAGCTAATGCTATTGATGCTATAGAGGAATCAAATACCAAACGTAGCATAGAGGAGATTCAACAACATCCTCATCATATTATTATTCAAACTATTCTCAATAATAATAAAAATCTGGTATTAATTAAAATTAAAGATAATGGTCTAGGTATGTCTGAAGAAATTCAGCAAAAGATATTTGACCATTTATTTACTACGAAAGCTGTAGGTAAAGGTACAGGTTTAGGATTATCAATTGCCCAGCAAATTATTGTGAAAAAGCATCAGGGTAATTTAGATGTAAATTCCGTTATCGGGAAAGGTTCAGAGTTTACAATTACTATTCCTACTATATAA